Proteins encoded in a region of the Oncorhynchus keta strain PuntledgeMale-10-30-2019 chromosome 3, Oket_V2, whole genome shotgun sequence genome:
- the LOC118369422 gene encoding recoverin-like: MRAQRKETVEEKENNKEPRRDQNRATDREGRNREKNRGQQSRNTGEMGNSKSVSLSKDLLEELKLNTKYSEEQLCTGYQTFLRECPSGRISKQQFEAIYVKFFPDADPEAYARHVFRSFDSNSDGMLDFKEYIMALHLTSSGRTIQKLEWAFNLYDVDRNGSITKKEIQEIVESIFNMISKEDQKNLPDDENNPEKRADKIWDSFGKKENDKLTEEEFIQGVMDNKNILRLVQFDQPQKVQERLKEMKH; encoded by the exons ATGAGAGCGCAGAGAAAAGAGACTGTGGAAGAGAAAGAGAATAACAAAGAACCAAGGAGGGATCAAAATAGAGCAACGGACAGAGAGggaagaaatagagagaaaaatagaggacAACAATCCCGAAACACAGGCGAGATGGGCAACAGCAAAAGTGTCTCCCTGTCCAAGGATCTCCTGGAGGAGCTGAAACTGAACACCAAGTACAGTGAGGAGCAACTATGTACCGG GTACCAGACCTTCCTGAGAGAGTGTCCCAGTGGGCGTATCAGCAAGCAGCAGTTTGAGGCCATCTACGTCAAATTCTTCCCCGACGCAGACCCCGAGGCTTATGCACGCCACGTCTTCAGGAGCTTCGATTCCAACAG TGATGGGATGCTGGACTTTAAGGAGTACATCATGGCCCTGCACTTGACCTCCTCTGGGAGGACCATACAGAAACTGGAGTGGGCGTTCAACCTGTACGATGTCGACCGCAACGGAAGCATAACCAAGAAGGAGATCCAGGAGATCGTCGAG TCGATATTCAACATGATCTCCAAAGAGGACCAGAAGAATCTTCCTGATGATGAGAACAACCCAGAGAAGAGAGCTGATAAAATCTGGGACTCCTTCGGCAAGAAAGAAAATG ATAAGCTAACAGAGGAGGAGTTTATCCAGGGAGTGATGGACAACAAGAACATCCTCAGACTGGTGCAGTTTGACCAGCCACAGAAGGTACAGGAGAGACTAAAGGAGATGAAACATTAG